From one Candidatus Methylomirabilis tolerans genomic stretch:
- a CDS encoding trehalose-6-phosphate synthase: protein ITIGDKLMYVFVVPLRPEAQVAGALVLFHDASYIQHRLDQIWQHNFIRFLVQALLISLTTLFVVQLTLVRPLARMTEWIKRLRKGEVNDSSSLPSKDLLNPLAAEVTQLAKSLSAAKAAAEDTRFGQAGNSLWAPTSLKEHLRITLQGRSIFVISNREPYIHVKRGKQVECVVPASGLVSALEPVLAACEGTWIAHGSGDADSLVVDDADRLRVPPADPKYILRRVWLTKAEEQGYYYGFANEGLWPLCHIAHTRPVFQADDWQYYRDVNDKFAQVALAELEGVEEPCVLIQDYHFALLPRLIKERRPDARVGLFWHIPWPNPESFGICPWQRELLHGMLGADLIGFHIQFHCNNFLETVDRVLESRIEWEHFAVRRGNSTTYVKPFPISIAFPDGTAAPGEGTVEPQGKDALLMQFGVRPTYLAVGVDRLDYTKGLLERLRGIERFLEKYPRFQGEFTFVELGAPSRTHIKQYQDLIAAIEAESDRINWRFQNGDWKPILLLKRHHTGQAIRLFYKAADACLVTSLHDGMNLVAKEFVAAREDEQGVLILSRFTGASRELRDALIVNPYDIEELADAIYAAVNMTKEEQTVRMRRMREVVRERNVYRWAADLMTELVQVRVEESQVSVT, encoded by the coding sequence ATCACCATCGGTGATAAGCTGATGTATGTATTCGTTGTGCCGCTTCGCCCTGAGGCGCAGGTCGCCGGAGCTCTTGTGCTCTTCCATGATGCGAGCTACATCCAGCACCGTCTCGACCAGATCTGGCAGCACAATTTCATACGATTTTTGGTCCAGGCCCTCCTGATCTCGTTGACGACACTGTTCGTTGTGCAATTGACCCTGGTCAGGCCCCTCGCAAGAATGACAGAATGGATCAAGCGATTGCGCAAAGGGGAGGTGAATGATTCCTCATCACTCCCCAGTAAAGACCTCTTGAACCCGCTGGCGGCCGAGGTCACGCAATTGGCCAAGAGCCTCTCGGCCGCGAAGGCCGCTGCCGAGGACACCAGGTTCGGGCAAGCAGGGAACTCTCTTTGGGCGCCGACATCACTGAAGGAACATTTGCGGATCACACTCCAAGGGAGGTCGATTTTCGTTATCTCCAACCGCGAGCCTTACATCCATGTCAAAAGGGGGAAGCAGGTCGAATGCGTTGTTCCGGCGAGCGGCTTGGTGTCCGCACTAGAGCCTGTGCTGGCCGCCTGTGAAGGCACATGGATCGCCCATGGGAGCGGTGACGCCGATAGCCTGGTTGTGGATGACGCAGACAGGCTCAGGGTCCCTCCCGCAGACCCGAAATACATCCTGAGGAGAGTGTGGCTGACGAAGGCGGAAGAACAGGGGTACTACTATGGGTTTGCCAATGAAGGACTCTGGCCCCTCTGTCACATTGCCCACACCCGGCCCGTCTTTCAGGCAGACGACTGGCAATACTATCGAGATGTGAACGACAAGTTTGCGCAGGTCGCGTTGGCGGAGCTTGAAGGCGTTGAAGAGCCGTGCGTGCTCATTCAGGATTATCACTTTGCCCTCCTGCCCCGGCTGATCAAGGAAAGGCGACCTGATGCGCGCGTGGGGCTCTTCTGGCATATCCCATGGCCCAATCCCGAATCGTTCGGCATCTGTCCGTGGCAGCGCGAGCTGCTCCATGGGATGCTGGGTGCAGACCTGATTGGGTTTCACATTCAGTTCCATTGCAACAATTTCCTGGAAACGGTAGACCGAGTGCTGGAATCACGCATCGAGTGGGAGCACTTTGCCGTCAGGCGTGGCAACTCTACGACGTATGTCAAACCCTTCCCAATCAGCATCGCTTTCCCCGATGGCACAGCGGCGCCGGGCGAAGGCACCGTGGAGCCACAGGGCAAGGACGCGCTGCTCATGCAATTCGGCGTCCGGCCAACCTATCTTGCCGTAGGCGTCGACCGCCTCGACTACACCAAAGGACTGCTCGAACGCCTACGAGGCATCGAGCGATTTTTGGAGAAATACCCGAGGTTCCAGGGGGAGTTTACCTTCGTGGAGCTTGGGGCGCCGAGTCGCACCCACATCAAGCAGTATCAGGACCTGATTGCCGCCATCGAGGCCGAGTCGGATCGCATCAACTGGCGCTTCCAGAATGGCGACTGGAAACCCATTCTTCTCCTGAAACGGCACCACACCGGCCAGGCGATCCGGCTATTCTACAAAGCGGCCGATGCTTGCCTGGTGACATCGCTCCACGATGGGATGAACCTTGTGGCGAAGGAGTTCGTGGCGGCTCGGGAGGATGAACAAGGCGTCCTGATATTGAGTCGATTTACTGGGGCCTCTCGCGAACTGCGTGATGCCCTTATCGTCAACCCCTACGACATTGAAGAGCTGGCAGACGCCATCTATGCGGCTGTGAACATGACCAAGGAAGAGCAGACTGTTCGCATGCGGCGAATGCGTGAGGTGGTGAGGGAGCGCAACGTGTATCGATGGGCTGCCGATCTGATGACTGAGCTCGTTCAGGTTCGTGTGGAGGAGTCGCAGGTCTCAGTGACCTGA